The Anabas testudineus chromosome 11, fAnaTes1.2, whole genome shotgun sequence genome has a segment encoding these proteins:
- the myclb gene encoding protein L-Myc-1b, with protein MPGISSTAPRYENWDMEHLDHYQHYFYDDHDPDEDFFKSTAPSEDIWKKFELVPTPPMSPIRAVEGPGRVGLLYPSLGDKLEWVSQFLGQDDEQQQDFPCKLTTSNDSFGNLSSIIIQDCMWSGFSAGQQLERVVGERCASCPGTGAAAKVAVGSALTSPGRGQCAPADTPALGGLATDCVDPAAVLTFPLTGGCKKQVSSGSESHTDSSDDEDDKDEDEEEIDVVTVEHKQQCKPRRLVNSRKPVTITVRADPHDPGMKRFHISIHQQQHNYAAPSPDTLPTPAEPPRKRVRQEASSQATQPHQNSCYHQPRLGHAPLNLDSRKSHVTVAGDRSESPNLSASSPTSSTSPSSPPSSSSSSSHPHSSPPKSHCFSHLSSPQSSDCEDTDKRKAHNFLERKRRNDLRSRFLSLRDEIPGLADCPKTPKVAILTRATEYLQQLHAGERQKAQERKQLKARQLQLLQRLAQLKRS; from the exons ATGCCGGGCATTAGCTCCACCGCCCCTCGTTATGAAAACTGGGACATGGAGCACCTCGACCACTACCAACATTATTTTTACGACGACCACGACCCGGACGAGGATTTCTTCAAGTCCACAGCCCCCAGCGAGGACATATGGAAGAAATTCGAGCTGGTGCCGACCCCGCCCATGTCCCCCATCCGGGCGGTGGAAGGGCCGGGCAGGGTCGGGCTCCTGTACCCGTCTCTGGGGGACAAGCTGGAGTGGGTGTCCCAGTTCTTAGGGCAGGATGACGAACAGCAGCAGGACTTTCCCTGCAAGCTGACCACCTCTAATGACTCGTTCGGGAACCTGAGCTCCATCATCATCCAGGACTGCATGTGGAGCGGCTTCTCTGCTGGCCAGCAGCTGGAGAGAGTTGTCGGGGAGCGCTGCGCATCCTGTCCCGGGACGGGGGCGGCTGCCAAAGTCGCTGTCGGGTCTGCCCTCACATCCCCGGGGAGGGGGCAGTGCGCCCCCGCTGACACGCCGGCTCTCGGCGGCTTGGCCACGGACTGTGTGGATCCCGCCGCGGTGCTCACATTCCCGTTAACCGGTGGATGCAAGAAACAAGTGTCCTCTGGCTCAGAGTCTCACACCGATTCATCAG ATGATGAAGACgacaaagatgaagatgaagaggagatcGACGTGGTGACGGTGGAGCACAAGCAGCAATGTAAACCTCGTCGACTGGTCAACAGCCGTAAACCCGTGACCATAACGGTACGAGCTGACCCCCACGACCCCGGCATGAAGCGTTTCCACATTTCTAtccaccaacagcagcacaactaCGCTGCTCCCTCCCCAGACACTCTCCCGACGCCGGCTGAGCCACCTCGGAAGAGGGTTCGGCAAGAGGCCTCCTCTCAGGCAACCCAGCCTCACCAGAACTCTTGTTACCACCAGCCCCGGCTCGGCCATGCCCCTCTGAACTTGGACAGCAGAAAGTCTCACGTGACTGTAGCTGGAGACAGGTCCGAGTCACCCAACCTGAGCGCCTCCTCTCCTACCTCCTCCACGTCGCCTTcgtctcctccctcctcttcgtcctcctcctcccatcccCACAGCTCGCCCCCAAAGTCCCACTGCTTCTCCCACCTCTCCAGCCCCCAGTCCTCCGACTGCGAGGACACAGACAAACGCAAGGCGCACAACTTCCTTGAGCGCAAGCGGCGGAACGACCTGCGCTCCCGCTTCCTGTCACTGCGGGACGAGATTCCAGGCTTGGCGGACTGCCCCAAGACTCCGAAGGTGGCGATCCTGACGCGAGCCACCGagtacctgcagcagctgcacgCCGGCGAGAGACAGAAGGCTCaggagaggaagcagctgaaagccaggcagctgcagctgctgcagaggctGGCACAGCTCAAACGATCCTGA